CGTATCGTTCGCGCATACGAGGCTTTCGACGCAGGCAGCGCATGATCGAGGTGCAACGCGAGACCGCTGCGTGGACGCCGGACGATGCGTTATTGGCGCGCTGGACCTCGGCCGTGGTGGTCGATCCGGCGCAGGAAGTCGTACTGCGGTTTGTCGATGCCCGGGAGTCGCAGGCACTGAATCGCGATTACCGCGGAAAAGATAGCCCCACCAATGTGTTGTCGTTCACCTTCGAGTCGCCGCCGGGGATGGCGTTGCCGCTGCTCGGCGATCTGGTGATCTGCGCGGAGGTGGTCGAGCGCGAGGCGAGGGAACAACGCAAGACATGCGAGGCGCATTTCGCGCACATCGTGATTCACGGCTTGCTGCATCTGCAAGGGCATGATCACGAGGCCGAGACAGACGCGCAACGCATGGAAGCGCTTGAAATCGAAATTCTACGCCGGTTAGGCTATGACAACCCTTATGCGTGAAGGGTTGGAGAGGTGAGCCGCAGGCAGTGCCGATGAATTGCGAATCGGACCCGACTGCCTGCCGCTGACCGCCCCACATCAGGACATCAATGGACGATCGACCGAGTACGCGCTCCAGTCAGCCGGGCTGGCTGGAGCGCATTAGCCGCGCCCTGCTGGGCGAACCTCAGGACCGCGAAGAGCTCGTCGAGCTCTTGCGCAGCGCACACGAACGCCAGTTGCTCGATGTCGACGCTTTGGCCATGATCGAAGGCGTTTTCGAAGTGGCTGATATGCGCGCCCGCGATATCATGGTGCCGCGTGCGCAGATGGAAGTGATCAGCCGCGATGACGGTCTGGAGCAGATCCTGGAGTTTGTGCTCGCCACCGGTCACTCCCGCTATCCCGTGGTCGGCGACAATCGCGATGCCGTGATCGGCGTCTTGCTCGCCAAGGATCTGCTGCGGTTCTGCTACGTCAGTGAAGAAAATTCGAGCTTCGATTTACAGGATTTTCTGCGCCCGCCGGTGTTCGTGCCGGAAAGTAAACGGCTCAACGTGTTGCTGAAAGACTTCCGCCGCACTCGCAATCACATGGCCATTGTTGCCAACGAGTATGGTGGCGTTGCCGGTCTAGTCACGATCGAGGACGTGCTCGAACAGATCGTCGGTGACATCGACGACGAGCACGACGAGCAGGACGATGCCAGCCAGATTCTCCCCCATGAAGATGGCCACTATACGGTGAAGGCATTGACCCCGATTGAGGATTTCAATGACTATTTCCACGCCCAGTACAGCGACGAGGAGTTCGATACGATCGGCGGTTTGTTGATCAATCGCATCGGCCGGGTGCCCAAGCGCGGCGAAAGCGTCAATCTGGATCGCTTTCGTTTTCGTGTGCTGCGTGCGGACACGCGCCGTGTTCATC
This genomic stretch from Acidihalobacter ferrooxydans harbors:
- the ybeY gene encoding rRNA maturation RNase YbeY codes for the protein MIEVQRETAAWTPDDALLARWTSAVVVDPAQEVVLRFVDARESQALNRDYRGKDSPTNVLSFTFESPPGMALPLLGDLVICAEVVEREAREQRKTCEAHFAHIVIHGLLHLQGHDHEAETDAQRMEALEIEILRRLGYDNPYA
- a CDS encoding HlyC/CorC family transporter; the protein is MDDRPSTRSSQPGWLERISRALLGEPQDREELVELLRSAHERQLLDVDALAMIEGVFEVADMRARDIMVPRAQMEVISRDDGLEQILEFVLATGHSRYPVVGDNRDAVIGVLLAKDLLRFCYVSEENSSFDLQDFLRPPVFVPESKRLNVLLKDFRRTRNHMAIVANEYGGVAGLVTIEDVLEQIVGDIDDEHDEQDDASQILPHEDGHYTVKALTPIEDFNDYFHAQYSDEEFDTIGGLLINRIGRVPKRGESVNLDRFRFRVLRADTRRVHLLELRVDSEGGEVSKKPPESA